From Cyanobacterium sp. T60_A2020_053, the proteins below share one genomic window:
- a CDS encoding glucose-1-phosphate thymidylyltransferase yields the protein MNAKILLIGSTGQVGRELSFTLSSLGEVVEGARHPHAKNMIKLDLTNNEQIREVIQTIKPDLVVNSGAYTAVDKAELEPELAYQINAIAPSILAEEMSKLTGKLIHISTDYVFDGSKNTPYLETDKTNPLGVYGKTKLAGEEAIQNTNVDYIILRTAWVYGIYGQKNFVKTMVRLAQEKTQFTYSGAKQLVPVANKPILWYGIEAIVKAGITDIGIIISPETGTEIERVTGAGEKFGAKITYILQESPDGLAHAVKIAQPFLADSPFIMYLGDNLIADDLEEYLTEFKSNNLSALILLRKVSNPSAFGVAKIDEKGNILALVEKPTNPPSNLALVGIYFFSPIIHEIIENLQPSPRGELEITDALQGLITEGKNVKACQLKDWWLDTGKKDDLLEANRIILDTNLTSNNQGIIQGNSQIIGRVAIGKDTKIINSTIRGPVIIGDNCHIENCFIGPYSSIANNVILTDADLEHSVILDSAQLKGIHHRIVDSVIGQRAKLILAPQRPKALSFMIGDDSYIQLV from the coding sequence ATGAATGCAAAAATATTATTAATTGGTAGTACAGGACAAGTTGGCAGAGAATTATCTTTTACTTTATCATCTCTCGGTGAGGTGGTGGAGGGCGCCCGTCACCCCCATGCAAAAAATATGATTAAATTGGATTTAACAAATAATGAGCAAATTAGAGAAGTAATCCAAACCATTAAACCAGATTTAGTAGTTAATAGCGGTGCTTATACTGCCGTAGATAAAGCAGAATTAGAACCAGAATTAGCCTATCAAATCAACGCCATAGCGCCCTCCATCCTCGCTGAAGAAATGTCAAAATTAACAGGAAAATTAATCCATATTTCTACGGATTATGTCTTTGATGGCAGTAAAAATACACCTTATTTAGAGACAGATAAAACTAATCCTTTGGGGGTGTATGGCAAAACAAAATTAGCAGGAGAAGAAGCCATACAAAATACTAATGTTGATTATATTATTTTAAGAACGGCATGGGTTTACGGTATTTATGGACAAAAAAATTTTGTCAAAACTATGGTAAGATTAGCCCAAGAAAAAACACAATTTACCTACAGTGGCGCAAAACAATTAGTACCAGTTGCCAATAAACCAATTTTATGGTATGGCATTGAAGCTATCGTCAAAGCAGGGATTACAGACATCGGCATTATTATTAGCCCTGAAACTGGCACGGAAATTGAGCGGGTGACGGGCGCTGGGGAAAAATTTGGAGCAAAAATTACCTACATCTTACAAGAAAGCCCCGATGGTTTAGCCCATGCCGTGAAAATCGCTCAACCTTTTTTGGCAGATTCTCCATTTATTATGTATCTGGGAGATAACTTAATTGCTGATGATTTAGAAGAGTATTTAACAGAGTTTAAAAGTAATAATTTATCAGCTTTAATTCTGCTGAGAAAAGTATCAAATCCTTCCGCTTTTGGAGTAGCAAAAATTGACGAAAAAGGTAATATTTTAGCATTAGTCGAAAAACCAACCAATCCTCCTTCAAATCTTGCTTTAGTGGGCATTTATTTTTTTTCCCCCATAATCCATGAAATTATTGAAAATTTACAACCTTCCCCAAGGGGAGAGCTAGAAATTACTGATGCTTTACAAGGTTTAATCACAGAAGGGAAAAATGTTAAAGCCTGTCAACTCAAGGATTGGTGGTTAGATACGGGTAAAAAAGATGATTTACTAGAAGCAAATCGTATTATTTTAGACACTAATTTAACGTCAAATAATCAAGGCATTATTCAAGGTAATAGTCAAATTATCGGTAGAGTTGCCATTGGCAAAGATACAAAAATTATTAACTCAACCATAAGAGGTCCAGTTATAATAGGTGATAATTGTCATATTGAAAACTGTTTTATCGGACCTTATTCAAGTATTGCTAATAATGTGATTTTAACGGATGCAGATTTAGAACATAGTGTCATTTTAGACTCGGCACAATTAAAAGGTATTCATCATCGTATTGTCGATAGTGTCATTGGACAACGGGCTAAGTTAATTTTAGCACCCCAGCGCCCGAAAGCTCTCAGTTTTATGATCGGTGATGATTCATATATTCAATTAGTTTAA
- a CDS encoding DUF3883 domain-containing protein: MSLSEKQRFIEQLSKEKSEYKYRSQAEDSANSLDILSNDIYSESERFIYELIQNADDASDDSTKGVSVIIEFTDNFIIISHTGKEFTEKDIRSICGVGKSQKLEDPNKTGYKGIGFKSVFGKSNYVCIKSNDFCFRFDKKHWENKEYKMPWQIIPIWTDINNISELKSVSFIHFYKVSTIIKYEKTDELKQDLLKLLEHPQIMLFLRKVNKIIIRENSKDIVTVEKLTTNETITLKKNGYIESEWIKKDFMGFPISKEIQEKLKGDEYSPKKLKEAKYSSISFAAKVENNKIIPLKNDESLIFTYLPTKISLGFPFLINADFLTNAPREGFHEDRVWNQYLFEQVAFKLLEWLAELAKNPRYKYQISQLIPDKLKGYNKIIEAFNNGLNKAKNSIAFIPSESYKLLKISESLIDKTDINYVIGKESFLEYYKIAINKNISVYLVNHNIIHVNKLINFGVKEFSLKDIPNLFESDIFQSQLSIDDTYQLIEFLYNKAQDEQQGKYWKEKLPSLPFLFNQYQQLTSPNKPIYFPVEELDMDDEDDDLVAHNQELSFINEEVLAQISENKLILQWLQKDLNITYPTQSNILDKNILPNLDSLSETAEKSIQIVRYLFDAHKQGEINESNIYQLKNLYLITKNSLPCKLSEYHLYLSDEYEPELNLEEYLESKYFISSEYIRENDNIKDWNYFFVLIGVKEKIGIEEIQERTTISKLEKIFSTEYFDFLKNTQQYPFTVYPHLMRSDNEIKSLTKLTFVEETKNYKFSRFFWEKIVKNNFLLKISNIIQYYWGYGNRTGRSQGDNVEPNYLIWFLTHESCIPTVKGECYKAEEVIINRKEFQKIGGKDLSILDLKVEIKPELQKLFNFRETINLEEYLDVLMIISETQDEDKDISNIIERIGLIYQALTKYDQDYEKEMIKKWGESNKVMAIDNSFYSPQDLYWVDTKICELPANINNFVKLPKKDSEVINLLRLWGVKIITDEDLNFVTSEDKNEVSDLKRRLKSRLPLIALVSSTQLEEDWQNVFSKMSKILDETIFYEVSELYISCEQNGVEIFTQKRNARFNPQSQEFYFSGNWDSPRTLYSLTEELGSLLKNKRMEKELNLLILDNISSGLEWLKEQGYDTTQILSQYLEEEQEFILPTTDSLINNSLARSNEQKQFDAETGKLGEEFLYKELLEIIKANYQVSDNEFKNTEKGCRVEIRKENCPKEIEIVWENKNGESTKPYDFKVIKYFKIIENNRLQIKEQVIYIDSKATTTDKINNESIPFYLSPQEWVFMDENKDNYYIARVFNVRTNPYMSILRGSNWNNLLDSKDDFLLQI, from the coding sequence ATGAGTCTATCGGAAAAACAAAGATTTATTGAACAATTATCAAAAGAAAAGTCAGAATATAAATACCGAAGCCAAGCGGAAGATTCAGCAAACTCATTAGATATACTTTCCAATGATATATATTCAGAAAGTGAAAGATTTATCTATGAATTAATCCAAAATGCCGATGATGCTTCTGATGATTCAACAAAAGGAGTCAGTGTTATTATTGAATTTACGGATAATTTTATTATTATTTCTCATACGGGAAAAGAATTTACAGAAAAAGATATTAGATCTATTTGTGGAGTTGGAAAAAGTCAAAAATTAGAAGATCCCAATAAAACAGGATATAAAGGAATTGGGTTTAAATCTGTTTTCGGTAAATCAAATTATGTTTGTATTAAATCAAATGATTTTTGTTTTCGCTTTGATAAAAAACATTGGGAAAATAAAGAATATAAAATGCCTTGGCAAATAATTCCTATTTGGACAGATATAAATAATATTTCAGAATTAAAATCTGTGTCTTTTATTCATTTTTATAAAGTTTCTACTATTATTAAATATGAAAAAACGGATGAATTAAAACAAGATTTATTAAAGCTCTTAGAACATCCCCAAATAATGCTTTTTTTGAGAAAAGTAAATAAAATAATTATTAGGGAAAATAGTAAAGATATTGTAACGGTAGAAAAATTAACCACAAATGAAACTATAACTTTGAAAAAAAATGGATATATTGAAAGTGAATGGATAAAAAAAGATTTTATGGGATTTCCTATTAGTAAAGAAATACAAGAAAAGCTAAAAGGAGATGAATATTCACCAAAAAAACTAAAAGAAGCAAAATATTCTAGTATTTCTTTTGCCGCAAAAGTTGAAAATAATAAAATCATTCCCTTAAAAAATGATGAATCTTTAATTTTTACTTATCTGCCCACAAAAATTAGTTTAGGTTTTCCATTCCTGATCAATGCAGATTTTCTCACAAATGCACCAAGAGAGGGATTCCATGAAGATAGAGTTTGGAATCAATATCTTTTTGAACAAGTTGCTTTTAAGTTATTAGAATGGTTAGCAGAATTAGCTAAAAATCCAAGATATAAATATCAAATAAGTCAATTGATTCCTGATAAGTTAAAAGGTTATAATAAAATTATAGAGGCATTCAATAATGGATTAAATAAAGCTAAAAATAGTATTGCATTTATTCCTAGCGAAAGTTATAAATTATTGAAAATAAGTGAATCTTTGATTGATAAAACAGATATTAATTATGTTATAGGAAAAGAATCATTTTTGGAGTATTATAAAATAGCAATTAATAAAAATATTTCTGTTTATTTAGTTAATCATAATATTATTCATGTTAATAAATTAATTAATTTTGGGGTTAAAGAGTTTTCGTTAAAAGATATACCAAATTTATTTGAATCTGATATTTTTCAAAGTCAGTTATCTATAGATGATACATATCAGCTTATTGAATTTTTATACAATAAAGCACAAGATGAACAACAAGGAAAATACTGGAAAGAAAAACTGCCGAGTTTACCATTTCTTTTTAATCAATATCAACAATTAACTTCTCCTAATAAACCTATCTATTTTCCTGTAGAAGAATTAGATATGGATGATGAGGATGATGATTTAGTTGCTCATAACCAAGAACTTTCTTTTATTAATGAAGAAGTATTAGCACAAATATCTGAGAATAAATTGATATTGCAATGGCTGCAAAAAGACTTAAATATAACTTATCCAACCCAAAGTAATATTCTTGACAAAAATATTTTACCAAATCTTGATTCTCTGAGTGAAACTGCTGAAAAATCTATTCAAATTGTTAGATATTTATTTGATGCTCATAAACAAGGAGAAATAAATGAAAGTAATATATATCAATTAAAAAATTTATATTTGATAACTAAAAATAGTTTACCTTGTAAGTTATCAGAATATCATTTATATTTATCAGATGAATATGAACCTGAGTTGAATTTGGAAGAATATTTGGAGTCAAAATATTTTATATCATCTGAATATATTAGAGAAAATGATAATATAAAAGACTGGAATTATTTTTTTGTTTTGATAGGAGTAAAGGAAAAGATAGGAATCGAAGAAATACAAGAAAGAACAACGATAAGTAAACTAGAAAAGATATTTTCTACTGAATATTTTGATTTTTTGAAAAATACTCAACAATATCCTTTCACTGTATACCCACATTTAATGAGAAGTGACAATGAAATAAAATCATTAACAAAATTAACTTTTGTAGAAGAAACAAAAAATTATAAATTTTCTCGTTTTTTTTGGGAAAAAATTGTTAAAAATAATTTTTTATTAAAAATTAGTAATATAATTCAATATTATTGGGGGTATGGTAATCGAACAGGTAGATCTCAAGGAGATAATGTTGAACCAAATTATCTTATCTGGTTTTTAACACATGAAAGTTGTATTCCGACAGTTAAAGGTGAATGTTATAAAGCTGAAGAAGTAATTATTAATAGAAAAGAATTTCAGAAAATAGGAGGAAAAGATTTATCAATACTAGATTTAAAAGTAGAAATAAAACCAGAATTACAAAAATTATTTAACTTTAGAGAAACTATTAATCTTGAAGAATATCTTGATGTTTTGATGATAATTTCAGAAACCCAAGATGAAGATAAAGATATAAGTAATATTATTGAACGCATTGGATTAATTTATCAAGCTCTTACTAAATATGATCAAGACTATGAAAAAGAAATGATCAAGAAATGGGGAGAATCAAATAAGGTTATGGCAATTGATAACTCTTTTTATTCTCCTCAAGATTTATATTGGGTTGACACAAAAATTTGTGAACTTCCTGCTAATATTAATAATTTTGTAAAATTACCTAAAAAAGATTCTGAAGTTATAAATCTACTCAGATTATGGGGAGTAAAAATAATTACTGATGAGGACTTAAATTTTGTTACAAGTGAAGATAAAAATGAAGTATCAGATCTAAAAAGAAGATTAAAAAGTCGTTTACCTCTTATTGCTTTAGTTTCATCTACTCAATTAGAAGAAGATTGGCAAAATGTGTTTAGTAAAATGAGTAAAATTTTAGATGAAACCATTTTTTATGAAGTAAGCGAACTTTATATATCTTGTGAACAAAATGGAGTAGAAATATTTACACAAAAAAGAAATGCTCGGTTTAATCCTCAAAGTCAAGAGTTTTATTTTTCAGGGAATTGGGATAGTCCAAGAACTTTATATTCACTAACAGAAGAATTAGGAAGTCTCCTAAAAAATAAAAGGATGGAAAAAGAGTTAAATTTATTAATTTTAGATAATATAAGTAGTGGTTTAGAATGGCTAAAAGAACAAGGATATGATACTACACAAATTCTGTCTCAGTACTTAGAAGAAGAGCAAGAATTTATATTGCCCACTACAGATAGTTTAATTAACAATTCGTTGGCGAGGTCAAATGAACAAAAACAATTTGACGCTGAAACTGGAAAACTTGGAGAAGAATTTTTGTATAAAGAATTATTAGAAATAATTAAAGCAAATTATCAAGTATCAGATAATGAATTTAAAAATACAGAAAAAGGTTGCCGAGTAGAGATTAGAAAAGAAAATTGTCCGAAAGAGATTGAAATTGTTTGGGAGAATAAAAATGGAGAATCAACAAAACCTTATGACTTCAAAGTTATTAAATATTTTAAAATTATAGAAAATAATAGGTTACAAATTAAAGAACAAGTTATTTATATTGATTCAAAAGCAACCACAACAGATAAAATTAATAATGAATCAATACCATTTTATTTATCGCCCCAAGAATGGGTTTTTATGGATGAAAATAAAGATAATTACTATATTGCTAGAGTATTTAATGTGAGAACAAATCCATATATGAGTATCTTAAGAGGAAGTAATTGGAATAATTTATTAGATAGCAAAGATGATTTCTTGTTACAAATTTAA
- a CDS encoding DUF433 domain-containing protein yields MLQATQYRYIVSDSSILNGEPIIEGTRTSVRAIAFFIS; encoded by the coding sequence ATGTTACAGGCAACACAATATCGTTATATTGTTTCTGATTCATCAATTCTTAACGGTGAACCAATTATTGAAGGTACTCGTACTTCTGTTAGGGCGATCGCATTTTTTATTAGTTGA